In Cheilinus undulatus linkage group 3, ASM1832078v1, whole genome shotgun sequence, the genomic window ACATCATagtcagtctgttgactgagtTCTTCTTGACCTACTGTCTCTGTTTCTAGTTGCATCTGTGATGTTTCCAGTTCCTCCCTGACCCTGGTACTTTCTCTGTATTCCATAGCTGAGTCTTCCAAGTTAGAGATCATTTctgattgttgtgtttttacagatttactGTCCTCATCTTCAAACAGGACCTTCTCCTGATTGCTGAACACATTACCATCTGGATTTGGATTGTCTTGCATAGTTACCAAATCAGTGCTTTCCACATTCAACTCAGGCTGGCACAGGTCACTTATTTGGTCGTTTGGGTGTCCAGATACGGATGCAGAACTTTCTGTGGCATCATCAGTCACCCTTTCAGAGGGGTAGTGAATTTCTTGCACTTGTGCTTGCTTAACCTCCTCCCCCTTCCTGTGAACTTCATTTGCAGTGTCCTTTGAATGAAGAACTCCAGCAGCTTCACATGAGCTGAAGACttcattttgtttctcatttttagGCAACTCTTCTTTCTGTGATGAAAATTCTTCATGCTCAATACTCCATTCAAATTCTGTACCACTTTGGGGTCTGTGGTTTTCTGTGGTTACCACCATCTTGAGAAGCGAATCTTGTTCCTCTGAATTTAAGCGTTGCTCATTCACCAAAGAGTTGGCTGGTAAATTTACATGTGGCTTTGAGAAATTGTTTTCCTTGTCTCTGTGCTCTTTTTCAGTTACAGTGATTTTGTGGAGTTCTTCATCTGGTATCTTCGTTGACAATTCAACAAGCTTTTGATCAACTTCTGAAACAAAATTCAAACTTGTAAGCCCACTGGCGTCAACCACTTTGCCAAAACTGGCATCATGTTTTAGTTGATTACCTACTTCTTCCATCTGAACAGTATCAAACGTGTCACTGTCTACCATGTTTGTTTCAATTGATATGTCCTCTGCTGTTGTCTCTCCTGTTAATGAGCTTTTTGTAGTTTCAGAGGGCTCATTATCTTTGGTCATTTCGTTGTCCTCCTCGTTAGGTCCTTGGTACATTTCTGCAGCAGTGAGGATGAGACTACTGTTGGTTTGCAGATGTTGAGAGTTTAGAGAAATCTCAGATGGAAGGGTTTGAAAAGATTTGCTCTCCACTTGATTTAAGAGGCCTTCCTTTTCTAGATAGCCTGTTTGGTCTGAGGTGTGATTTATATCATCTTCTACTTTGCCTTGAGTCGTGAATACCTGGTCAAGTGCTGTGTCTTCTCTTTTATCGTCACTTATCCGTGGTCTTTCATACTCCTCTTTTCTGTGATCAAAAGACTCAATGTTGATTACTTTTGTAGGATGCTCATCATGTGTGTCAACAGGGTTTGAAACTTCCTGCTTGGCGACAGAGTCGTCTGAGCTTCTCATGGTGAATTCAGATTGGTCACTGACTTTATCTTGTTTAACTGGGTTTCCAGAAAATATTTCTAAGTGTTCCACAACATTTGGTGTCAAAATTTCAGAGTGAACAATTTCTAAAATTTCTTGACTTTGTGTTAAATGAAACTCTGGTTCAAGAACTGTGTTTACAGCCTCCTCTGACTGATGAGCACCTCTGATTTCTGACAAGGTTGATATCTCACTTTGCTCTTCAAGTGTAGATGACTGTTGTTTTGAAGACGGAACTGTTTCTTTCTCAACAATGCTTTCATTTTCAGGTTGGTTTTGAGGGCTTCTTTCATCCAAGATGTCAAGAAGACACTGATTTTCCACAGGACAGCAAAGTTTTTCAAATTGAGAAGTGTCGAAAGTCATTTCTGCCAGTGCTCTTTCCTCTGACTTCCTCTGAGCTGTCTCAATTGGTAACGACACTTCTGTTTCCAAGCCTTCCTTACCTGCTATATTTTCCACCACTTCATGTGTTGGTTCGTGGTATGATTCAGTGGCAGAATCCTTGATCTGCTTAATCTTATGCTTTCGACTCGACCCAAGTTTTCGTCGGTTCCCAACAGGGCTACAGTCTGAGTCCTGCTCATCTCTAGTCACAAAAGTATCTTGACGATGGGAGTCAAAATAggtttctgtttctgactgaagCATTTGTAAAGAAGAACTGTTCAAGTCAGCACcagagggatttttttccatctcttgaAATGTCTGGTCAACCTGGGGTTTCATATCATCATCAAGTCCACTTTCTTTTTCGTCCACCTGATCCAGCCCATTGTTAGCTTTAACTGAAGCTAACTGAACTAAATCACAAACATGGTAATCCTCAGTCTTGTCTACAAAACCCTCAAAggtgtcttcttttttgtgttgttcatcCTGTTTGTCGGCAGAATTTAAAACTTCTTGTTTGGCAGAAGCGCCAGTGCTTTCAAACTTGTACTGGTATGTGTAACTGGGCTCAGCTTGGTTATTCAGATTTTCAGAAATTCTTTCAGTAGGAAGCCTTTCATGCATCAGATTTTCATCATCAGTTCCATGCAGTTGTGTTATCTTCATCTCCTTTTCTGATTGCCAAGCATCTTTGACTTCAGCAGATAAGCTGAAAATCTCTTTCTGTTGCTCTTTTGTTGATAGCTCCTTATTTGGTGCTGAAAGTTCTGCCTGTTGAATATTGCATTCACTTTGCTCAGTCAGGTCTGGTGTGGGAGAAAACGGTTGAGCTAGTGATTCTACATTTGACTCACTCATGTAGCTGCTCTGAGGATTTCCATCCAGTCTTATAATTTCTGTGCTCTCTTCTCTGCCCTTGCTTTCTTTCACCTTCGGGAGTTCttcagaaaaatacaaaaggcCTTCGTGTGTCACAATTTCAtgctcataatttttacttaaaaagttCCCCTCCTCATGTTGTGTTACTGGTGACATTTGTGTTGTTTCTGGGCTTCCTTCACCCTCAGTCTTTTCCTCAACTTCCTCTCTAGGTTTGTGGTGTGATTCTGTTTCTGACTCCTTGACATGCCTTCCCCCTTTATGTCTTCGACTAGACCCAAGTTTTCTTCTATTCCCTGTGAGTTCTGGTGAAGCTGCGGTCTGAGATTGTGAATCGTCAGGCTTGGCAAATGCTAATTCTTTATCTTCAAGTACACTGTGTTCTGCAACAGGGACGCTGTCTGCAACTAAGAACTCATCtgtttcatttgtgtttttgtgatttaCACCATGCCGACGTGAGCcaatcctttttttctttccactttGTTTGGACATGACGCCTGCTCTTCTTTCCTAAAGCATGAGATATTCAtacatgtttgaaaatgaagGTTGCATCTACCCATCAGCATCAGAAAAACtgaatcttaaaaaaattacaaatgcaAACATGCACTAGTTTTAGTCTCCTTTAACAGCTGGTAAACTAAAAAGCAATGCAGTTCTCCAAATACAGTCACATAAGATACTTGccattatttcatatttactgTTTCTTCTTTACAGCGAGatcactttaaagttaaaatgagtAAGTCAACGAAAATTGTTTAATAAGCACACCCTTACCTCCTAGATATGTCCCTCTGTCTTCTCATGAGCTTCTCTGAAATGACATCAGCCTACACTTGATGGAAGCTACATTTCACACATAGGGGTTGTTCCTTAACTGCAGCTACAACCGAAAGCTTCCTGTGTTGGTTACTCTTGCAGCCTTTAACACCAAGCAGCAATAACATACAGCACTTCCTGAACCAAATTGAagactttttcctgttttctttctaaaatcttatttttgcacattgtgAGTTATAGGTATATCCCCACTGGTTTatcaaacaatgacaaaaaatagaagCAAAGATAAGGATCACCTTGGAAAAACATTTATTGAACAAGTTTGACCAGCACAAATTGCCACAG contains:
- the LOC121507307 gene encoding uncharacterized protein LOC121507307, with translation MSKQSGKKKRIGSRRHGVNHKNTNETDEFLVADSVPVAEHSVLEDKELAFAKPDDSQSQTAASPELTGNRRKLGSSRRHKGGRHVKESETESHHKPREEVEEKTEGEGSPETTQMSPVTQHEEGNFLSKNYEHEIVTHEGLLYFSEELPKVKESKGREESTEIIRLDGNPQSSYMSESNVESLAQPFSPTPDLTEQSECNIQQAELSAPNKELSTKEQQKEIFSLSAEVKDAWQSEKEMKITQLHGTDDENLMHERLPTERISENLNNQAEPSYTYQYKFESTGASAKQEVLNSADKQDEQHKKEDTFEGFVDKTEDYHVCDLVQLASVKANNGLDQVDEKESGLDDDMKPQVDQTFQEMEKNPSGADLNSSSLQMLQSETETYFDSHRQDTFVTRDEQDSDCSPVGNRRKLGSSRKHKIKQIKDSATESYHEPTHEVVENIAGKEGLETEVSLPIETAQRKSEERALAEMTFDTSQFEKLCCPVENQCLLDILDERSPQNQPENESIVEKETVPSSKQQSSTLEEQSEISTLSEIRGAHQSEEAVNTVLEPEFHLTQSQEILEIVHSEILTPNVVEHLEIFSGNPVKQDKVSDQSEFTMRSSDDSVAKQEVSNPVDTHDEHPTKVINIESFDHRKEEYERPRISDDKREDTALDQVFTTQGKVEDDINHTSDQTGYLEKEGLLNQVESKSFQTLPSEISLNSQHLQTNSSLILTAAEMYQGPNEEDNEMTKDNEPSETTKSSLTGETTAEDISIETNMVDSDTFDTVQMEEVGNQLKHDASFGKVVDASGLTSLNFVSEVDQKLVELSTKIPDEELHKITVTEKEHRDKENNFSKPHVNLPANSLVNEQRLNSEEQDSLLKMVVTTENHRPQSGTEFEWSIEHEEFSSQKEELPKNEKQNEVFSSCEAAGVLHSKDTANEVHRKGEEVKQAQVQEIHYPSERVTDDATESSASVSGHPNDQISDLCQPELNVESTDLVTMQDNPNPDGNVFSNQEKVLFEDEDSKSVKTQQSEMISNLEDSAMEYRESTRVREELETSQMQLETETVGQEELSQQTDYDVSIPVPHDGTSNLAITHSGLQNPTPANYPEKNLESPIPESENLQDHGVNEGELRVEECNESMLVPLEGMDTSGTFQVKDAIGPHFSEDAFHDQDVKPPPQMQEKHELDSAGQSVKQSPNISKEMVLSNLIEEAEVSDINQPELTIKSSFDRPSKQEDFPLCDRHEEHTTKSTISEALEQANDDHHPGENVTETHEDEVKPTQIPEEDENIWSTVKEGDSSVQALQAEINVPSDSESQHMNPNGNPIRNRRKLGSSRRSKRQQHVENIVTETLHEPKEECVQKRSNDEAFDVKATEMSSSDLLSGHPKDQVSDLCQPELNVESTDLVTMQDNPNPDGNVFSNQEKVLFEDEDSKSVKTQQSEMISNLEDSAMEYRESTRVREELETSQMQLETETVGQEELSQQTDYDVSIPVPHDGTSNLAITHSGLQNPTPANYPEKNLESPIPESENLQDHGVNEGELRVEECNESMLVPLEGMDTSGTFQDEDTRGAYHSEDAFHDQDVTLPAQTQEKHELDSAGQSVKQSPNISKEMVLSNLIEEAEVSDINQPELTIKSSFDRPSKQEDFPLYDRLEDHPAKSTISEAFEQANDDHHPGENVTETHEDEVKPTQMPEEDENIWSTVKEGDSSVQALQAEINVPSDSESQHMNPNGNPIRNRRKLGSSRRSKRQQHVENIVTETLHEPKEECVQRGAMMKPSM